Proteins encoded within one genomic window of Setaria italica strain Yugu1 chromosome IV, Setaria_italica_v2.0, whole genome shotgun sequence:
- the LOC101786181 gene encoding transcription termination factor MTERF9, chloroplastic isoform X3, which translates to MLRLQNHLLRFLRVASPLPSPIHPRARLLLSTSTAPAPFSLEDYLVAACRLTPAQARKASKQAFCKASKLAGKPFEEFSCSRLNSASNPDAVLALLSGFGLSRADIAAIVAADPLILRCRVEKIGPRILALRDHAGLSTPQVARFLLVGSRGLRSVNVATHVEFLISFYGSFERLLVVVKRNINLLSSSLERVIEPNIALLHQCGLSVRDIAQLCSNVPRLLSFNQERVKEFLLRAEELGVPRTSRMFKYAVAVVVSNSREKVAARLDFLKRTLDCSKVSIAVSRLPLILGFSPEILLRKIEFLINEVRLEPRYIVERPYLFALSLEKRMIPRHTVMKVLQEKGLLNSNKDFYSLCKIPEKTFKLKFIDCHKDSVPGLAEIYAAASVQVVA; encoded by the exons atgcTCCGCCTCCAAAATCACCTCCTCCGTTTCCTCCGCGTCGCCTCCCCGCTaccctccccaatccacccCCGCGCCCgtctcctcctctccacctccaCTGCCCCCGCGCCCTTCTCCCTCGAGGAttacctcgtcgccgcctgccgcctTACCCCAGCCCAAGCCCGCAAGGCGTCCAAGCAGGCGTTCTGCAAGGCATCCAAGCTCGCGGGGAAACCATTCGAGGAGTTTTCCTGCTCCCGCCTCAACTCTGCATCCAACCCGGACGCCGTCCTCGCCCTGCTCTCCGGCTTTGGCCTCTCCCGCGCCGACATCGCCGCCATCGTCGCAGCCGACCCACTGATCCTCCGATGCCGTGTGGAGAAAATCGGCCCCCGCATCCTAGCTCTCCGCGACCACGCCGGTCTGTCCACTCCCCAGGTCGCTCGCTTCCTCCTGGTCGGCTCCCGCGGTCTACGCAGCGTCAACGTCGCCACCCAtgtcgagttcttgatctccttCTACGGCTCGTTTGAGCGGCTCCTGGTGGTCGTAAAGAGGAACATCAACCTTCTAAGTTCGAGCCTTGAGAGGGTGATCGAGCCTAACATAGCGTTGCTTCATCAGTGCGGTCTAAGTGTTCGAGACATTGCCCAGCTGTGTTCAAACGTCCCGAGGTTGCTTTCGTTCAACCAGGAGCGCGTGAAGGAGTTTTTGCTGCGGGCAGAAGAACTTGGGGTGCCTCGCACTTCGCGGATGTTCAAGTATGCGGTGGCGGTGGTCGTGAGTAATTCTAGAGAGAAGGTTGCTGCCAGGCTTGACTTTTTGAAGAGGACGCTTGATTGTTCCAAGGTCTCCATTGCAGTGTCCAGGTTGCCATTAATTTTAGGATTTTCCCCAGAGATTCTTCTCCGCAAGATTGAGTTCCTGATCAATGAGGTTAGGCTGGAACCACGGTACATTGTTGAAAGGCCCTACCTGTTTGCATTAAGCCTGGAGAAGCGTATGATACCCCGGCATACTGTCATGAAGGTCCTGCAGGAAAAGGGATTGCTAAATAGCAACAAGGACTTTTATTCCTTATGCAAAATTCCAGAGAAGACTTTCAAATTGAAGTTCATCGACTGTCACAAGGACTCTGTTCCTGGGCTTGCAGAGATTTATGCTGCAGCTAGCGTGCAG GTTGTGGCCTAA
- the LOC101786181 gene encoding transcription termination factor MTERF9, chloroplastic isoform X2, with protein sequence MLRLQNHLLRFLRVASPLPSPIHPRARLLLSTSTAPAPFSLEDYLVAACRLTPAQARKASKQAFCKASKLAGKPFEEFSCSRLNSASNPDAVLALLSGFGLSRADIAAIVAADPLILRCRVEKIGPRILALRDHAGLSTPQVARFLLVGSRGLRSVNVATHVEFLISFYGSFERLLVVVKRNINLLSSSLERVIEPNIALLHQCGLSVRDIAQLCSNVPRLLSFNQERVKEFLLRAEELGVPRTSRMFKYAVAVVVSNSREKVAARLDFLKRTLDCSKVSIAVSRLPLILGFSPEILLRKIEFLINEVRLEPRYIVERPYLFALSLEKRMIPRHTVMKVLQEKGLLNSNKDFYSLCKIPEKTFKLKFIDCHKDSVPGLAEIYAAASVQCFQVVA encoded by the exons atgcTCCGCCTCCAAAATCACCTCCTCCGTTTCCTCCGCGTCGCCTCCCCGCTaccctccccaatccacccCCGCGCCCgtctcctcctctccacctccaCTGCCCCCGCGCCCTTCTCCCTCGAGGAttacctcgtcgccgcctgccgcctTACCCCAGCCCAAGCCCGCAAGGCGTCCAAGCAGGCGTTCTGCAAGGCATCCAAGCTCGCGGGGAAACCATTCGAGGAGTTTTCCTGCTCCCGCCTCAACTCTGCATCCAACCCGGACGCCGTCCTCGCCCTGCTCTCCGGCTTTGGCCTCTCCCGCGCCGACATCGCCGCCATCGTCGCAGCCGACCCACTGATCCTCCGATGCCGTGTGGAGAAAATCGGCCCCCGCATCCTAGCTCTCCGCGACCACGCCGGTCTGTCCACTCCCCAGGTCGCTCGCTTCCTCCTGGTCGGCTCCCGCGGTCTACGCAGCGTCAACGTCGCCACCCAtgtcgagttcttgatctccttCTACGGCTCGTTTGAGCGGCTCCTGGTGGTCGTAAAGAGGAACATCAACCTTCTAAGTTCGAGCCTTGAGAGGGTGATCGAGCCTAACATAGCGTTGCTTCATCAGTGCGGTCTAAGTGTTCGAGACATTGCCCAGCTGTGTTCAAACGTCCCGAGGTTGCTTTCGTTCAACCAGGAGCGCGTGAAGGAGTTTTTGCTGCGGGCAGAAGAACTTGGGGTGCCTCGCACTTCGCGGATGTTCAAGTATGCGGTGGCGGTGGTCGTGAGTAATTCTAGAGAGAAGGTTGCTGCCAGGCTTGACTTTTTGAAGAGGACGCTTGATTGTTCCAAGGTCTCCATTGCAGTGTCCAGGTTGCCATTAATTTTAGGATTTTCCCCAGAGATTCTTCTCCGCAAGATTGAGTTCCTGATCAATGAGGTTAGGCTGGAACCACGGTACATTGTTGAAAGGCCCTACCTGTTTGCATTAAGCCTGGAGAAGCGTATGATACCCCGGCATACTGTCATGAAGGTCCTGCAGGAAAAGGGATTGCTAAATAGCAACAAGGACTTTTATTCCTTATGCAAAATTCCAGAGAAGACTTTCAAATTGAAGTTCATCGACTGTCACAAGGACTCTGTTCCTGGGCTTGCAGAGATTTATGCTGCAGCTAGCGTGCAG TGCTTTCAGGTTGTGGCCTAA
- the LOC101786181 gene encoding transcription termination factor MTERF9, chloroplastic isoform X1 yields the protein MLRLQNHLLRFLRVASPLPSPIHPRARLLLSTSTAPAPFSLEDYLVAACRLTPAQARKASKQAFCKASKLAGKPFEEFSCSRLNSASNPDAVLALLSGFGLSRADIAAIVAADPLILRCRVEKIGPRILALRDHAGLSTPQVARFLLVGSRGLRSVNVATHVEFLISFYGSFERLLVVVKRNINLLSSSLERVIEPNIALLHQCGLSVRDIAQLCSNVPRLLSFNQERVKEFLLRAEELGVPRTSRMFKYAVAVVVSNSREKVAARLDFLKRTLDCSKVSIAVSRLPLILGFSPEILLRKIEFLINEVRLEPRYIVERPYLFALSLEKRMIPRHTVMKVLQEKGLLNSNKDFYSLCKIPEKTFKLKFIDCHKDSVPGLAEIYAAASVQVDSGTATGSLAVVHGAGFINSGFCNRTTSDLRLQCPSSNSGYL from the exons atgcTCCGCCTCCAAAATCACCTCCTCCGTTTCCTCCGCGTCGCCTCCCCGCTaccctccccaatccacccCCGCGCCCgtctcctcctctccacctccaCTGCCCCCGCGCCCTTCTCCCTCGAGGAttacctcgtcgccgcctgccgcctTACCCCAGCCCAAGCCCGCAAGGCGTCCAAGCAGGCGTTCTGCAAGGCATCCAAGCTCGCGGGGAAACCATTCGAGGAGTTTTCCTGCTCCCGCCTCAACTCTGCATCCAACCCGGACGCCGTCCTCGCCCTGCTCTCCGGCTTTGGCCTCTCCCGCGCCGACATCGCCGCCATCGTCGCAGCCGACCCACTGATCCTCCGATGCCGTGTGGAGAAAATCGGCCCCCGCATCCTAGCTCTCCGCGACCACGCCGGTCTGTCCACTCCCCAGGTCGCTCGCTTCCTCCTGGTCGGCTCCCGCGGTCTACGCAGCGTCAACGTCGCCACCCAtgtcgagttcttgatctccttCTACGGCTCGTTTGAGCGGCTCCTGGTGGTCGTAAAGAGGAACATCAACCTTCTAAGTTCGAGCCTTGAGAGGGTGATCGAGCCTAACATAGCGTTGCTTCATCAGTGCGGTCTAAGTGTTCGAGACATTGCCCAGCTGTGTTCAAACGTCCCGAGGTTGCTTTCGTTCAACCAGGAGCGCGTGAAGGAGTTTTTGCTGCGGGCAGAAGAACTTGGGGTGCCTCGCACTTCGCGGATGTTCAAGTATGCGGTGGCGGTGGTCGTGAGTAATTCTAGAGAGAAGGTTGCTGCCAGGCTTGACTTTTTGAAGAGGACGCTTGATTGTTCCAAGGTCTCCATTGCAGTGTCCAGGTTGCCATTAATTTTAGGATTTTCCCCAGAGATTCTTCTCCGCAAGATTGAGTTCCTGATCAATGAGGTTAGGCTGGAACCACGGTACATTGTTGAAAGGCCCTACCTGTTTGCATTAAGCCTGGAGAAGCGTATGATACCCCGGCATACTGTCATGAAGGTCCTGCAGGAAAAGGGATTGCTAAATAGCAACAAGGACTTTTATTCCTTATGCAAAATTCCAGAGAAGACTTTCAAATTGAAGTTCATCGACTGTCACAAGGACTCTGTTCCTGGGCTTGCAGAGATTTATGCTGCAGCTAGCGTGCAG GTGGATAGTGGAACTGCAACAGGTTCATTAGCAGTTGTCCATGGGGCAGGCTTTATCAATTCTGGTTTCTGCAATAGAACCACTAGTGATCTGCGACTGCAATGTCCAAGTTCAAACTCTGGTTATCTATGA
- the LOC101752571 gene encoding uncharacterized protein LOC101752571, with protein MIRQLRQRIFPLVLHSLSRAPGPHISSPLVSLRSYLSTTASTISPKPFVVEDYLVATCGLSRAQALKASKKISHLKSPSKPDAVLAFLAGLGIPRADVARLVAGDPRFLCARVERTLAPRVAELSDLGLSRSEIARFIPVAIYSFRRCSLSRTVNFWLPVFGSFDKLLGGLRNNAGIFSVDFENVAKPNLDFLQQCGVSACEIAGANVYSSRLLTMKPDCLREAAKRVEELGIKRNSPMFRHALCLVAFMSKQDVAKKIGVLKTLGFSQHHVSKIVRKAPLVLGASEDRIRRVVDFWMRDVGLELQYIAQRPALIMYSLERRLLPRHRLLNVLRAKRLRNLELNYYTAAMGEKTFVEKFVTPYKDIVPSLAEDYGSGHSSMSGLLVKEC; from the coding sequence ATGATCCGCCAACTCCGGCAGCGCATCTTCCCTCTTGTCCTCCACTCCCTATCCCGCGCCCCCGGCCCCCACATCTCCTCTCCCCTCGTCTCTCTCCGCAGCTACCTCTCCACCACCGCATCCACCATCTCCCCCAAACCCTTCGTCGTCGAGGACTATCTCGTCGCCACCTGCGGCCTCTCCCGAGCCCAGGCCCTCAAGGCGTCCAAGAAGATCTCCCACCTCAAGTCCCCCTCCAAGCCCGACGCCGTCCTCGCCTTCCTCGCCGGCCTCGGCATCCCCCGCGCCGACGTCGCGAGACTCGTTGCCGGCGACCCGCGGTTCCTCTGCGCCAGAGTGGAGAGGACCCTCGCTCCCCGCGTCGCGGAGCTCAGCGACCTCGGTCTGTCGCGCTCTGAGATCGCGCGCTTCATCCCGGTCGCCATTTATTCCTTCCGCAGGTGCTCCCTCAGCCGGACGGTTAATTTCTGGCTTCCGGTCTTTGGCTCCTTCGATAAGTTGCTCGGAGGCCTCAGGAACAATGCCGGTATCTTCAGTGTCGACTTCGAGAATGTGGCCAAGCCCAACCTCGACTTTCTCCAGCAGTGTGGGGTAAGTGCTTGTGAAATTGCTGGTGCGAATGTGTACTCCAGCCGACTGCTCACTATGAAGCCCGATTGTCTCCGTGAAGCTGCTAAGCGAGTGGAGGAGTTAGGCATTAAGCGGAACTCACCAATGTTCCGCCATGCACTTTGTTTAGTCGCTTTCATGAGCAAACAGGATGTTGCTAAGAAAATAGGGGTCTTAAAGACGCTTGGGTTTTCACAACACCATGTGTCGAAGATTGTGAGGAAAGCGCCACTTGTCTTGGGTGCAAGTGAGGACAGGATTCGGAGAGTTGTAGATTTCTGGATGAGGGATGTTGGCCTTGAGTTACAGTACATTGCACAAAGGCCGGCACTGATCATGTATAGCCTTGAGCGACGGTTATTGCCCCGCCATCGTCTGCTCAATGTTCTCAGGGCAAAGCGTTTGCGGAATCTTGAGTTAAATTACTATACAGCAGCAATGGGTGAGAAGACTTTCGTGGAAAAGTTTGTGACTCCATATAAGGACATTGTCCCAAGCCTTGCTGAAGATTATGGCTCTGGACATTCCAGTATGAGTGGGCTGCTTGTAAAGGAGTGTTAA